The DNA region tGGTGTGGGATGGGAGACGTACCCGATGACGGCGATGTGTCTTGTCATGGTTGTGAGTTTTGATCAGTAGGGTAAGTAATTCAAGCAACTGTGCATAGTAGTAGCCCCTAAGGACTGAACGAAATTGAGAAGAAAAATGATaaaaaacccccaaaaaaaaagaaaagggctCGATCAGAACAATATATACTTCTGTTGTCCAACACCCAAGTCTCATACAAACAAAGGCTGCGCGAAGTGTCAGCCAAACAGTCTGCCTTGGTCAATATATCGATAAGCGGAAAGTTCCTCTGCAGAATCAGCGATAGATACATCGGCTTTGCCAGAGACACAACAATCTAAACGGAAATCCAAGAATACGGCGAACAATAACTTGGTCACATTGCATATTGCATTAGTCCaatctcttccagctcccaatgaccatcaccatcgggTTTAATGCCAAGACAGGGCTCCGCGACTGATATTCGGCTCGGCCCCGCCTGAACTCGGCCAACCCCACTCGGCAGCCGCCCGGTTTCCGCCGGATGATCGGCATCTCTATACTCATTATAAACATAATCACCAGCAAATAAACAAACTATGCTTTTTGTATCTTCTCCTTCGGAAGCCGCACCTCTATCCGCGAGGCCCTTCCAAGATAGATTTATACTCGTCCGTTAAATCGTGAAACCGTCGAGGCATGCTGGCTAACCACCACACATAAAAGACCTGTATCAAAAACTCGCTGATCCAAAAACGTTGCCGATGTGTTTGaccgaaaaaaaagggggcgaaatgaaaagaaaagatcCTCCaactttattttttattttttaaaaGCAAAAGCAATCTCTTCTTTCCCATTCTCTCGCGTCTTGGAGCGAAAAAAAGGCCAAGTCACTGAAACGTTGCCGCACGTCGTGgacaaaaaccaaaaaaaaaaaaacccaaaaagaaTCCGGAGGACGCCGCTTGGAACGAGGGTCCTCAATGCTAAGTGACCAACAGCCATTTCGCCTTGCGCTCAAAGTCCATCATCTTGCCCACGGCGAACTGCGATATGGGCCATCAATCTTCAGGTCCTTGATTCCTTGAGGCATGGAACGGAGCCACTCCGCCCAGCTCTCCATGTTAAACGTATTATCGTCCGATATTTGAAACGTCAGACTGAGTTGTGAGGTTCCGGCGGCCGGGGAGTCCGGGGTATAAGGCGAGGGTGTTAGGTCTCCCGGTTGCCGCACCACCAACGGAGCCAAAAGAATGGATGGCAACACCTTGTTGCCGGATAGCTGTACAAACAGCGGGGTGGGAAACGATGTGATGATTTCCTGGTTCTGTTCCCGTACCAAACTTGGGTATACTGAAACCAGCTTGGCGTGAAGTTCGCTTGCAGAATAGGCTTCTTTGAACTTGTGGACGGCCCTTGTCTTCAGCTGTTCCGTTAAGGCCCGGGTGAAGGCGCTCCGACCCAAAAGTTTGGCGTGGTCTTCACCAGCAGAGGCAGCGATTAACTCGAGGATTCCTTGCCGGCGTACTGTTTGATAGAGCGGATAGTACGCACAATCCAGGAGAATTAGGGCATCAGAACAGATATTTTCAAACATCCCTTGGATCATCTTCCATGGAATATCCGAGCCAGGTGTTGCTTTCTTGGAACTGATTATTCGGTCAGCTGATACTTTGACCAGCACTAAATccgacaaaaaaaaatacaaaCCTGGAGATCATGGTGTCCCGGTCCTCTCCCAAGTAGCTATGCCCGCTGTAGTAGAAAATCTTCAAAGTGTCCCGTTGGTTGTGGCTGGTAACAAACGTGTTTACTTCCCTGTTCAGCCACAAATAGGAGCTGTTGCTAGGGTCTCCCGACGTCGGAATGTTCTTGATGGTGACCGAATAGTTGTAATCGTCCGTGAGCACCCTGGCCAGTTCCTCAATATCGTTCTTGGATCCATCGGCATCTTCAATGTCGTCCTGCCACCGGACAAGCATGGTTGAAACGCTGGCATATCGACTGCGAAGAGGGCTTGCCAGGATCCGAGATGCGCTTCCTTGAAGATCAACTCTGAAGGACTCCAAACCAGCCACCGGAATCAGACTTGTTGGCCTCTCCGGCCGGGGCCCAGATGGTAGCGGCGTTCTAATCCGAGAATCATTTGGGTTCATCTGGTTGAGCCGCTCATGGAAGTTGGGGATCTGTACCATGTCCTCAGGTTCCTGAGTCAGCAGAGACTGGAACTTTGACATGGCCGGACTCAGTGGGCGTCCATTGGCACTTTGTGACGACGAGCCATTCCCGAATTTTTTGGCAAGCGCAGCCCAGGTCGTATTGTGATGGCTAGGATGGCACTAGATACGCGTGTAAGTAGGTGGCGTTCTGACTTTGGTGTTTGCTCGTATGAACTTGGCAGCAACTCACAGCAACTCGTCTTCGTTTACAGTCCCCGCATGCACCCATCTTACGGATGAGCGAGGCCTTCTCCCGCTGCTCGGGGTTCAAGGGCCCCGTTCGACGGCGACTGGCCCTGCGCTGGGCCGTGACGTCTGCCCCATCCCTCGCGGAAAAGACAGCTTGTGCAGCAGCttgagcggtggtggcaagaCTAGGTGATGAAGGCGTATGCGCCTCCAAGCTGTAAGGCGTAGGCGTCGTCCCTCCAGTGGCTAGCGACGCCAGGGAGGCTactgtggttgttgaagaagtggTATTCTGCCTCATGGGCGAGCCGCCCTCATGTTGTCGGCCATAGTCCCCGCCGCCATTTACCAGGCCGCCGGTGCCGGCGATCGGACTTCcgggtggtggctgttgatgttgtggaTGGTGtagctgctgctgctgctgctgctgctgatggggttgctgctgttgcgctcgaccatcatcttccttctGAGGAGGCTCGTCCAAGTTGAGAGCCTGCATACTTACATGATCAAGTCCGGCCGTTAGAACATCAGACTCCTTTTTGCCCGGTTGCTCAATCCTCGGGCGGTCCGCACACCCCACTCACACctttgaggatggtggctaTTCTAGAAGATTGACCCAAAAGCAAGCCCAGCGGCGGTTGTGAGAGGGCCGACGGAGAGCCCAAAGAAAGGCAATCGGGGTCCGGGGGAACAATAGGCCTCGGTGTACAGCACAGGGACCGTGAGTATAGAGGTAAAAGAACGGTGAGTCCCCCTGGCAGAGGAGAGGTTCGATGACCCACAGACACAGACGGTGTCgtcgggcggcggcggtggaagtAAAACCCTGGGCTAGAGGGACCGGTTGCACTTTGAAGACACTCCAAGTCGGCGCCAGTAGCTTTTACCGAGCAACGTTGCGGCGTTGTGGATGGGGGAGCTCGGTGTCGTGCTTCAGCAAGGAGGTCTTGTGGTGTAGCGCCGAGGCCGGAGATAGTGGGAACCAGAGCCAGGATGAACTCGTTTGGTGTTTTTGCGGGGGACGGGGGATGTCGGTTTGGATGGAGGTGTGGCTGAGGAAATGATATACAAAATAGCTATAGAGAAGACCACTGCACTGCGCAAAACAGAAGAGTCTGTCTGTCTGGTCAGCAGCATTAGCattagcagcagcagcagcagcagcagcagcagcagcagcagcagcaacagcgatGGCAGCAGTGGGGACCCCAAGCATAAAGTCGATGGTACCATCTGCGCCAGAAACAGCTGGACTCGAGTCCTCGAGTTATGAGCTGGGTCTCCAATCATGGGCGGACCGGGGGAATTAATTTTGCAGACAGGCGCGATACGCTGACgctggttgctgctgctggaagcTCTCATTCGGCTGCAAAAATGTCAccacgttttttttttcggtgGTGGTCTAGTCCCTGTAGGTCAGGTAACTCTGTAGATTGTCACAATTGTCCACCTCACACCGCAGACCGGCCAATGGCACCGTTGGTCTACATGGACCAAAACCACCTAGcttccagctccagctccttgtcGTGCCAGACGAGAGAGACCGTCACTGTTCAAGATGCCGAGTTGTCGCCAGAAAGACGACGGCGCCGGATGGTCGACTTCACCGGGTCATACCGTCCATGCCGCTAGCCTCACCGCAATTGGGCGCATCCGATAGGCTACCACCCATGTTCCCCGTGGGCGGGCGTCCACTAGCCTACCATTGCCGTCTCAGTCTTCCCCACGCTTTTCTCTAGGTTTGTTCAAGAACAACTTTTTCTCTTTCACTTCACCTACGGTGAGGGTATTATCAGAGGATGAgtggtggcagcagcctgTGCAACCTGGTGCCGACTCCTTCCCTATCTGTACGAGACACTTCGGCATGTCCAGATCTGTCAATCCCACATACAGCCTACCGATCCCTATCTCCCTTGGCATTGGACGCTTCCCTTCTTGCATCAAATTCCCGCCTCACATTCTCATCCATCGTGGCCCCTTCTCGACGTCGGTAGGTCCAAAATTCACATGGTTTTTCCACCCTATCATATCCTCCTCGGGGCCTGTCTCTTTCCAGCCGGCCACTACCTTTCCCCACGCTTCCTCACTGGTGCGCCTTCATCTCTGCCCTCATGCATTGATACCTGTGATACCAAACCTCCCTTGGGCCTAGCCAATCACGGCTAATGTCCCCTTTGGGCTTTGTTATTGCTTCTGCTCCTGTCATCCATTCACTTTCGACCTTTTCGATATCTTGCTGACACACCTCACTTggaagcaaaaaaaaaattatataGAATAAAACAAAGCCAAAAGTGCGGCCCGCTAAAGTCTGAATCGTGCCGCTGTTGCATTCTCACTCCGCAGTTAAGTGTGCCCGCAGCCTCACCTTGCAtctgccctcctcctacGGGCCAACGCTTCCCACGACGGTCAACCCGATGATTATTGGCCCACCGCCCGCGAGCTTTGCCTTTGCTTCTATGGTGCCAAGGTGTGTGTGGCTCGCAAGCTTTTGGGGTGTGTCAGTCCCTATCTGGCAAGCACTTGTTCGTCCACGGTGGCGACAAGAGGGGGGACAGAAAGACAAAGACACTGATTTGACTCCCTAGTCTGTCCAATCTCGTAAGGTTATCCCGAAAATGTGTGTGTTTACAAATCGTTACAGCATGACGAGAAGCAGTCCACAGCAGGCCGTGGTGAGGTATTTTGTCTCTGGACCGAGAATGTTCAGAGCCATTGCTCTGCCGAAACAAGACGGCCGCAATTGCACGACAGGGTCGTCAGGATCCAATCATGCATGGTTGTCGCAATCTGCCCGAAAATATGTGTCTCCAACGtttgcggggaggaggggggagagagggggggggagagaatAACACTACACCTTGAACCCACACAGGAGTTTTCGGCTGGCATTCGGCAGAATAGGGGATCTTCATCAAGCAGttaagggggggaggggggggcttATCGTTGCAGCCGATACGAGCCTTCGGGGTGAGTACGGAGCTTTTATCGGTCGTGCCATCCGCTGCCGGTTTTCTCGTCGTCAACTCGCTCTCGACGGAACAGACGGGCCATCAGGTCTTAACAGTGATTCGATACACCGTAGgtgtggatggatggaatcGGGACCCAACTCGACAACAAACCCGGCCAAGAACTGCACTTCTCAATGGCTGCCCGCTGCTGGCCCTTGCCCTGTCAGTCTGTCTAGTTCGAGTGCCAGTTCGTGGTCCCGGTGTGCATGTGCGTGTGCTTGACAGAAACACGGGGTGTGTGACGACTGTGGTGTATGGCGAGCACCCCGTTCTGAAGCTCTGGTGTGGCTAGCTTGAGACGGGGTTGGTCAGCAAGTCGGTTAGGTAGGATGTTGCTCTGACTGCAGCTGTCTTTCTGTGAGCACGTTTATCGCCAGTGTAAGTGGTTTCCTATCCACCTTGCCGTCGATGGGGGGTACCTATGCAGGACGCTTGCATTCGAGGCGAGCAGTAAGCGCCAGAGGTTCGTTAAGAAGAAGCGCAATGATTGCATGTTTGCCCTTTCCAActgttgggttggttggcgTGTGGCTTTGATCTATTGTTTGAGGCTCTTTCCTCGACGGGAAAGTTCTCTGACGGCTTCTTACTGAGCCCTCGGCAGCTTTTGATGCCAGTTCGAAACTAGAAGCACTAGGGCCATTATTCTTCAGGCTCCTATCAAATCAGAGAGGGGTACAGCAACCTGTAAGAGCCCTGCCGCTCTGGCAGACAAGATCCTTCACACAAAGAGACCACTAGCAGTCATATCAAACACCCAGCCTCTTACGTAGTACTTACATGGTGATTGGAATCCATCTCAAGCCTTGATCATGACTCAGTACAAAGCCACTGAGTAGCGGCATTCTGAGTCAAAACTCAGTGGCCTATCCAAAGTTGAGAGGTCCACGACGATGATAtccaccatcaacagcactACATACGCCGGAAACACTCAGCAAAGCGTCCAATGACTGGGCCGAAGTGGGTTGTTTTTATGGGCTCTCGCATTACCAAAAGTGCTTGTACTCAAGCACAGAGGTGAAAGCTCTCATAGGCAGACATCCATTTCTGATGCCCTTTTTtagccaacaacagcatcatcaagcgCCATCACAGGTAGGCTAGCAAGGATCAGGTACAAACACATTTCGTTCCCACTAAATAAAAATACACAAAACCAAGCTACCTATTCAAGCACATCATCACGTaaccccattcccattcccatttCCATTATTCCCCCCAAACACCTCACCATTACTCCCCCTATTATGCACCCCATtccccaaatccaccaccacctccaacccccattCAACCCCCCTATCCACAAACCGTCCCTGCACCCCCTTtagtcccctcctcccccggttTCTTACACCCCCggtcgcctcctcccccccagtCTCCTTATCAGCCGCCGCCGTtatcccctccctctcatcctcTATGTAATCCTCCAACCGAGCCTTATCTGTCGACGAGACAGCCACCAAGCCAGCTAGTTGATCCCCTTTCAGGACGGGAACATCCCAGACGGCGGTCTGGATCATGATCCCTAGCAAAAAGATGACTGTGGCTGAGACTTGGATGATCAAAAAGGAGAGGTAGGGCCAGTGGATTGATATGACTCTGTTGCCTGTGCCTCCTGGAGTGGTTGCTGTTCCTGAGGCCAGGATGACGCGGCCGCCGGCGTTGGGGGAGGCTCGGAGGCTATTGATCTTAAAGTTAGCTTCTGTCACGTTACAAAGGGTCGCAAAACAAGCCCGCTCATTTGTCAAAGGGTTTTTTTTGGACAAGGTGGTAGGAGTGACAGAAGAagatataaaaaaaaattaaaaaaaaaaataaaaaaaacaaatagataatataaaaaaaaggcgggggagggggaaggaggaggaaacaTACGCATTGGTTAGCCCAAAGGCGATATTACTCGTGATATTACCCACCACTTCCctcgcatcatcatctcccgCAACAGAAGAAGTGGCTTCCCCTAGCATCCTCCCCGATGAACCTATCTGCCCTGGAGAGTTGGTGGAGTAATTCCCGTTGAACAAACCCAAAAGGTAACGATGAAGATAGCTTGCGTGCTCCCGGTTGACGGTATACTCCCCCTGTCTcttcccaacaacaacccttGACGTGCTGCTACTGCCCAAGGCAGAAGAGTACACCACCTCTGTCTTTGCTACCCCTTCAGACACCTGCACACGGTAGGTATTCACGCAGAAATAGAACAAGATCTCCAAGGCGGAGGTTGACTCGTCTGAGGTGGTGTAAATTAAAAAGAAATTGGCGATGCCAGAGGTGGTTTTCCCTGTGTCGTCGCCTGTGGTGAAGCCTAATGTGTTTCGAACAGGGAGGAAGGATGCATTAATGGCAgaggtgatgttgaggttgccggtggtgaggaggatgccatTTGGGAGTGTGGCTCGGGGGGAGAcgagggtgggaggggcgACATTGAGTCGGGGGGTTATATctgctgttgaggagcaGATTGCCAAGGAAGAAAAGTCGGGGAAGGTGCACGAGCCGGTCGAGCATGTTGGTGAGAGGTGAGCAatgggtgaggaaggtggttggAACAGAGAGCTGTGGATGGAGGTTATCTCGGCGGGTGAGAGGGCTACATCCTGTTAGCTGATGGGAAACATAAAGGGGCAAGGAGCATACCATTGTAAGGCTCAGGATGGGTGTAAGCCTCGCTCCTCGGCACCGTTGCCGTCCCCCCTACCGCAATCCCACTACCGCCATCACTCAGAGGATACGTAATCGCCGCCTGGGTCAACGGCGACAGCAGAAAAGCTGTTGCTAGCAAAGCTGCAGCTGACATCCCCAGTgccctcccctttctcttcaacatcaacttgATGCCCCCTATCGGTGTTCTTTTGGCATCTTCAAACACCCCATAATCTCTGATatccttctctcctcttgcAAACGAGTTCCATTTCAACTGCGACAATCCCTCTCCCAATGGCACCACCAGCGCAGCTTGTGCTATCGCCACCAAGAACCCCACGAGGGTGTTCAAGGATATCGCCATTGGCCATTCAGACAAAGACTGCCCTTCGTGGATCTTGAAAACTGCTATTGTGAGAGCAAGACAGACAAGGCTGATGAAGCAACATGTCAGCTCCACAGTCCAGCAGCCCAAATACCCGAAACATCCCTGACTACCATAGCCAGTTCCATGCTGTTGCTTCTTGCGTCTCCTCTGACGATCCCAGGACCTTTGAGTTTTCAAATATTTCTTATTTATTGGTGGGACATCCGGGATGGCATCCTGCCTGGGAATCTGCCCATCAATCTGGGATTCATCCTTTGGTTCCGTTCCCGGACCTGGGTTGAAATAATCGAGATCTTCATAATGCATAAAAGGCCCAGAGTTCGCATGGTTGCCCCGACCTGAAGACAATCGAGTCAGATTACTGGGAcggctctctctctgctgACTTTGCCTCAACCTTTCCGGAACCACATTTTGACTCGTTGTCGAACGAGAGTGATGCCGAAGGTTAGGAGTGCTATTAGTCTGCGTGGTAGATCTCCACGCCGAAGGTGGCACAGGCgtgatttcttcttctcttggaGGCTGCCGCTCACTCGGAGGAGGCGTGATATTCAGCCATGAAGCCGTAACCGGAGGCCCAGACGTCGATAATGTCGGTTCTGGAGCTGGCCCATAAGAAGTCCGAATGGGACCCTTACCCGGCTGCGCCGCCCGCGCCCTCGCTTCGTTCAACTCTCGCAAGTCCCGGCTCCCTCGCCAATATTGAGAAGGTGGGAATGGCACATCCACAGGATGCGATCGAAGCGGttgtggaggtgatggttgcGGCACAGGCGGGAGGTCCTTGTTCTGGGTGGCATAGGCGAGCCAGATTGGCGGATAGCTTTCTGTGCGTGGGACATCGGGTCGTTGTGGCACtggaagctgctgctgctgctgtgactGTTGTCTCGGCCAAGAGGGAGCTGAGAGGGATTCGTTgtactgttgttgttgttgttgttgttgttgttgttgttgttgttgttgttgttgttgttgttgttgttgttgttgttgttgttgttgttgttgttgcgcctgatgctgctgctgctgctgctgctgctgttgctggaagGACCCCGCACTGCCAGCTGCTTGCCAACCCGACTGTGCCGcggcttggtggtgttgatgatggggaggcgAAGAAAGACCCAAAGCTGTGCCTCCTCCACTGCCGTATACGTAGTATTGCTGCAGCTGTTCCTGATCGACGTCGTCGCTATCCCCTTGCTGGACAATATCTTCTTCCTGGTCCTCATGGATGGAACTGGCTGGGGACACAGTATGTCGCCCCCCACTGCTCACGGTCCCCACGCGCTGTGGTGATAATGGCGTTTGTGATGAAGACGCATTGGTCGGTTTCCTTGATGGTCGAGTCTCCAAAGGCGAAACTTGTTCCTCGAGAGCTGGTCTCGGGCGCGTAGTGGCAGTATTGGTAGCCACAGTCACTGGTTGTCTACGCGTAGTCGTTGACGATGCTGATGGTACCGATATCATCTGTGGCCGTGAAGAAGGCGCTGTCGATGTCACCGGGGGATAATACGGCTCCGAAAAGACATaaccctcttcatcctcgaggTAGTATCGGTCATCGTGACACGGAGGACCTGGGGGCATATCGGGCAGCGCCTatcgttgtcgtcgtggaTTTATCGAGAAGGAACATTTCCCGTCTTAACGAAATCCTCTCATTCCGATATATCCAACCTCAATTCCTTCCCATCGATCCAACAAACACGAAGCTGAGTGAGCGGATTTTCGTTCCTTTGCCGGTCTATCTTACCATCCGTCTCACACAGCCGACGGAGAGTGTAGGCACCGCAGAATCAGACGTGACAACAATtcgtccctcctccctcttgcCCAGTGCCAATTGAACCAGGAGGtggagaaaacaaaaacagcgACGGGGAAGTTTGAAgagcaaaaaagaagatcaaATCGAATGATGAAATGTTTGGTTTAGCCAAACAACCACTCTTACCTAcccacccctctcttctCATGTCTGAGGTAAGCTCAGCTTGGTTTAGTACATCggggaggggtgatgatgcACGATCCGTACCTGTCCATTTCTTACATACATAGACGATCCCGgctacacacacacacacacacacacacacacacacacagaacACAAGGCCCAACAAACACACCCAATTcacaaacccaccaccctcacaagCAGACTTTTTGATGCGTGCCTTGATTTTTCAACGTTTTATTGCCAAAGCCACCTGCACTCTCATCCGGCTTAGCTTCACTGGTGATATCTGTACCTTTTTTGCGCAATGTCGTCAATCAATCCCCCATCCCGTTTCCGTCCATCACCAAATACACCCAACTCACCAATGTCTCTGTACCCTTAGCCgtttgatgactgaaccAGGCTTTTCGTTTTATTATCCACCCTCACTGATTGCtcgcagcaacaagcaggCCGAGGCCAGGGCCGGTGAGAATTTTAGGCCGGGtagctgctggtgctgcttgcctcttccccagcctcttccctcccaatcGAGGCATAAGATGTGATACAATCCTTGGCATGACCTCGATCTCCAGAATCCGACTATTTCTATATTTCCACGAGGATCAACAAACTTGCTGGAAAGGTGAAATAATTTGATCTATATGATATAATCGACTTATACACCCAGTTAATagagcagaaaaaaaagggtccAGTCCACTCAGTCGTTGTTGTACTACGGACTTTTATGGTGGagccaaacccaccacagcaccaccccccccgaGCCGGGACAAATAACATCCCAGAGAAAGCTGCTGCCTGAAGATTGAAAAAACCTCACGTTCAAAACACTTGCACAAATCCCTATTCAGGAAACAGTGTTTTTACCATCATTCTAACCTTTATGAAGCCGAAAATTGAGAAGCATTATGGTGTTTGTGAACCAAGATCGCTAGAAACCTCACAGAACCCCCAAAATAAGACGAACAATTGCTGTGCCGCCGCGCGGTAGTCTCGGCACAGGCGGTCAGCTCCAAACAGAAATGCAAAAATCCCGAGCTGCCGCGGCCGCTCGATAAGATGCTGAGCTCCAATATACTCAAGCCCTCAGGCCCTCAGGCCCTCAGGTCCTCAAGTCCTCGAGAGAGAAGGGTGTCACGACCAGTCCCGGCCCGGTTACACTGCATTTTGATCccctcttttccctttttcttctccgcATCTCCCCAGAGTGCCTTCCATCCCACTTCCCCACTTCCTCAATCCTGAAACTTGTGGCTTTGGCGAGCTGAGATGCAAAGAATTCACGTTCAATGCTGCAATCTACTTAAGCAACTGTTTTAATTGTTAAGTAAGTGAAGTGATGGCACCGAGCAAAGTCGCCGAACGGAAGCCGATGATGGGTGGACCCACCGGGTGCCGACCCGACCCGGCCCGGCGAACAGGTGGATCTACGTCGGACGCCGAGCCAACCGGGGTCGAGGCCGGCCCAAAGAAAAACTGACAGTCTGCCTTGTCAAAAGTATACAATCCCGATCCTGTATTTTTGGTTCATCCAAACCGAGAACAACAAATTCCAGATTATAGAACCTGGGACCAAACCACCGGTAACATCACCCCCAAGGGCACCTTCTACCCGGCGGCACAGGCCCAATCCATCGCATCCAATATCACTCAGTCAAAAGGCAAATACCGGTAGACTTCTCTATTGTCCTAAATCATAACACTTATacatccatcacctcccacccaataCCCATCGCGCGCACGCTTCGCTCATGTTATACCCCCCTTGATGATGCCCCTTAAATTATGCCacacccaacaaccaagCAGCTTTTTGACCCTGTCAACATGTCCGATAAATAAAAGCCCGTACACAAAACAACGATATAAACCGCTGAACTCATCCCTCcaataagaaaaaaaaaaaaaacctcaCTAAACGCCCTATCCCATGTGACCCCCCATGAAACAAAACACACCAATCCAACTCCCTAGCCATGTAATCCCTGGGGTAATTCCTTATATAATAACAAGACAGAAAAATACACACCACTACTAATCTCGGTACGCAGTGAATGAACCCCCAGACGTAGATTCCACATGCGTCACGCTCGACGCCTCCGACCCTGATGATGCGCTCCGTCTGAACAGCCAGTCCTAATGGCGATGTTCATGGCCGTGATCATGGCTGTGATCGTGATCCGAGTGTGAGTGAGAATGGCTGCTTTCTGGTCGCGATCCAGCTGCAGAAGTGTTGCAGCACCCCTTCCCAACACAGTCATCAACACAGTCCAGGAGGCacgcatcctcctcctctagCTCTCCACACCTTGGCGCCGCGATAACTGTTGAGCCATCCAACCCCATATTCACCACCGATTCGTGGTCATGCCCCTCATCCAAACAGAACTCTGGTTGGATCGTAGCGCTGTGAATACCGTAGGCGTGCAAGCATTTCCTAGCCATCTTAGCCACCTCCATGTATCTCGCGCCACCAGCCTCGGAGAGAGGGAAGGCGACCTTGATATGCATCGAGGCCACGATCTTGGTATCAGAGAGCTGCCAGATATGGACGTGGTGGCAGCTGACAACCCCGGGAAGACACTGGATATCCTCCTTGACTTCTTGCAGGTCGATGTTTTCTGGCGTGGCCTGAAGAAGAACCTTGGATGTCGCCTTGGTGAGAGGAATGGCCGatttgaggatgatgagcgTAATGAATAGAGAAACCGCTGGATCAGCGTATCTCTTGCCGCTCCAGTCTGTCAACCAAATGATGAGCGCGGTCGCAATGACACCCACATTTCCAAGCGCATCTCCCAGTACGTGAAGGACCATGGCGTCCATTCCCATATCGGCGTGACTGTGGCCGTGCTTCTTTCCAGGCTTCT from Podospora pseudoanserina strain CBS 124.78 chromosome 1, whole genome shotgun sequence includes:
- a CDS encoding hypothetical protein (EggNog:ENOG503NX1N), producing the protein MQALNLDEPPQKEDDGRAQQQQPHQQQQQQQQLHHPQHQQPPPGSPIAGTGGLVNGGGDYGRQHEGGSPMRQNTTSSTTTVASLASLATGGTTPTPYSLEAHTPSSPSLATTAQAAAQAVFSARDGADVTAQRRASRRRTGPLNPEQREKASLIRKMGACGDCKRRRVACHPSHHNTTWAALAKKFGNGSSSQSANGRPLSPAMSKFQSLLTQEPEDMVQIPNFHERLNQMNPNDSRIRTPLPSGPRPERPTSLIPVAGLESFRVDLQGSASRILASPLRSRYASVSTMLVRWQDDIEDADGSKNDIEELARVLTDDYNYSVTIKNIPTSGDPSNSSYLWLNREVNTFVTSHNQRDTLKIFYYSGHSYLGEDRDTMISSSKKATPGSDIPWKMIQGMFENICSDALILLDCAYYPLYQTVRRQGILELIAASAGEDHAKLLGRSAFTRALTEQLKTRAVHKFKEAYSASELHAKLVSVYPSLVREQNQEIITSFPTPLFVQLSGNKVLPSILLAPLVVRQPGDLTPSPYTPDSPAAGTSQLSLTFQISDDNTFNMESWAEWLRSMPQGIKDLKIDGPYRSSPWAR
- a CDS encoding hypothetical protein (COG:S; EggNog:ENOG503PDYW) encodes the protein MPPGPPCHDDRYYLEDEEGYVFSEPYYPPVTSTAPSSRPQMISVPSASSTTTRRQPVTVATNTATTRPRPALEEQVSPLETRPSRKPTNASSSQTPLSPQRVGTVSSGGRHTVSPASSIHEDQEEDIVQQGDSDDVDQEQLQQYYVYGSGGGTALGLSSPPHHQHHQAAAQSGWQAAGSAGSFQQQQQQQQQQHQQQQQQQQQQQYNESLSAPSWPRQQSQQQQQLPVPQRPDVPRTESYPPIWLAYATQNKDLPPVPQPSPPQPLRSHPVDVPFPPSQYWRGSRDLRELNEARARAAQPGKGPIRTSYGPAPEPTLSTSGPPVTASWLNITPPPSERQPPREEEITPVPPSAWRSTTQTNSTPNLRHHSRSTTSQNVVPERLRQSQQRESRPSNLTRLSSGRGNHANSGPFMHYEDLDYFNPGPGTEPKDESQIDGQIPRQDAIPDVPPINKKYLKTQRSWDRQRRRKKQQHGTGYGSQGCFGYLGCWTVELTCCFISLVCLALTIAVFKIHEGQSLSEWPMAISLNTLVGFLVAIAQAALVVPLGEGLSQLKWNSFARGEKDIRDYGVFEDAKRTPIGGIKLMLKRKGRALGMSAAALLATAFLLSPLTQAAITYPLSDGGSGIAVGGTATVPRSEAYTHPEPYNALSPAEITSIHSSLFQPPSSPIAHLSPTCSTGSCTFPDFSSLAICSSTADITPRLNVAPPTLVSPRATLPNGILLTTGNLNITSAINASFLPVRNTLGFTTGDDTGKTTSGIANFFLIYTTSDESTSALEILFYFCVNTYRVQVSEGVAKTEVVYSSALGSSSTSRVVVGKRQGEYTVNREHASYLHRYLLGLFNGNYSTNSPGQIGSSGRMLGEATSSVAGDDDAREVVGNITSNIAFGLTNALRASPNAGGRVILASGTATTPGGTGNRVISIHWPYLSFLIIQVSATVIFLLGIMIQTAVWDVPVLKGDQLAGLVAVSSTDKARLEDYIEDEREGITAAADKETGGEEATGGVRNRGRRGLKGVQGRFVDRGVEWGLEVVVDLGNGVHNRGSNGEVFGGNNGNGNGNGVT